From the genome of Atribacterota bacterium:
TAGCTGAATGGACTTTAAAATTGCCATTAGAGGTATAATCCATAACTCCTCTTTTTATCTTATCTAAGCCAATAGGCATTCCATCAATGCTAACCCAGATAATGTGATCCTCATCACCTGCTGGTTTTAATTTTCCAACTGTATTCAGGGCAGATTCTACTCCATCAGATATATAGTCACTGGCAGTATATATGGCTACTATATCTGGATCTGAAGTTAAAACATCTCTTGTTATTTCATCTGCTTTAGGAATCATCCAATCACTTGGTTTCTCTATGAATTCGATGGCTGGATACTTTTCAATCTTTTCCTTTAATCCATTTGTTCTTCCAATCGAGTTGGGATCTGTTAAGGTACCTACTACCCCTAAAACTTTCCCTTTTGGTTCACCATATTTACTGGTCAATGCATTGACCAAAAAGTCACCAGCCAGTCTACCTGCTGCTACTGGATCAGTTTTCACCACTGCCAAAACGCTACCACCCTCAATATCTGTATCAAATACAACTACCGGGACTCCTGCATCATTCGCCTTTTTAACACCTTCGATGGCCAGTCTTGGATCTATCGGTTGAAGAACTATACCAGCAATATTTTTGCTGACTACAGCTTGGGTGATATAGTTTTCCAGAATATTAACTTGTGCTGCAGGATCAAAATTAGGATCACCCATAACAAAATCATAACCATTATCTATTGCAGTATTATAAGCTCCGACATAATGAGCCAAAGAACTTTCACCAGCAAATCCTACTTGTGGGATATATACAATAATATCTTTGGCAAATGAAGAAGTAATTACTGTAGATATAGCCAACAATACAATTAACAGGAACAATAAAGATTTTTTCATTTTATCCATTCTCCTTTTATTTTTTTAATATATTGTACATTAATCTCTGCAATTTCAACTAAACAAGCAAAACCAGGGCATTAATACCCACTTTAAGAACTCTCTGTTTTCTACTAAACCTCCTTTCATTTTTTCTATCTACCTTATGCAAAGGGATTCTTTGCGATCTTCGGTAAAAAGCTTTTGGCATGTTATTATTTAATAATCAGAAATTATTTTAAACTAATATTTACATATTTTTGAAATTTATTTAAAGTAGACTAGGAAAAGAGAAATGAAACATTTCCTGCAAAGGGATTGAGGCAGCTGCAGTCATCCGGAAATCCTCTCCCAAAGAAGTAGGGCAAATTTCTAACTTATCTGTCAGGATTTCCAAAGCATTTGCCAGCACTAATTGCTTAACTCGTGAAATAAGAAAGGGATTATTGTAAGCAATTTTTCCGCCCAAAATAATGATGTCCGGATTAATCAAATTAACTATATTAACAATTCCAGCTGATAAATATACCGCAACCTCTTCCATTATTTCCCGGGCTAACAGATCGCCTTTCTCTAATGCACTACGAAAAATAGAATGAGTGATTTTATTTTTATCACCTTCTGCTGCTTCTAACATTATTGTCTCTTGGCCTTTCTCAATAGAAGATATTATTTTTAAGTAAATAGAAGGCCAGCTAATATAATTTTCAAGGCAACCCCTATTGCCACAATCACAAAGTATTCCATTGATATCAATACTGATATGACCAAATTCTCCAACACCACCACTTCTTCCGCGTAAAATGGAGCCATTTACAATAATACCAGCTCCTACTCCATCTCCAATGGTAATATAAATCAGATTATTACATTTTTTATGTGCTCCATACTGTTTTTCAGCTAAAGCAATGGCATTGGCATCATTTTCTAACCATATATTTAATTTAAAATTTTTTTTCAAGATTTCCTTTAAATGAATATTTTTCAGCTTCAATTTTGTATTTTCGTAGATAATGCCATCTTGTACATCAATAATACCCGGAGAAATCACTGAAATGCCTATGCATTTTTTTAAGTTAGGGCAATCTTCCAGGAAAACTTCAGTCACTTTTAGCAGATGATCTATGAATAATTCTCCTGTTAAATTGCTGATCGGAAATATTTTTTGTTTGATTACTTTGGCTTCTAAATCCATCTTTGAAATCATAATTTCATCATTGGTAATTGCAATTCCAATAACAAAGTGGTTTTCTGGAGAAAATTGTATCAGAATAGGCTTTCTACCACCGCTAGACTCACCTATGCTAGCTTCAGTTACTAATCCATGTTTAAGAAATTCTTGAATGGCCAATGATACTGTGGTAGGACTCAATCCATTTTTCTTTGCGATTGCACTACGAGAAATGGGACCTTCTTGGCGTATGGTCTTGAGGATAATATTCCTATTTAAATCCTGAATTAATTTTTGATTTCCAGTTCTTTTCATAGGAGACCTGTTTTATGTGATGATACTTTTTCCATTGGAAAAAGTAAGTATATTTTAATATACCATAACAAAATAAATGTTGTCAATAATTTTTTTCTAATTAGATTAAAGTCAATTTTTGAGGGATTAGAAATTATGATTTCCCCTATGCAGCATCATTCAATAATGACTGCTCTCCTCGCAAGGACAGTGGGCTTATTATTATGATGACTGTGTTCACGAAACAAAATTAATTGAAAAAAGAATTCCTGGTGAAAAAAGAAAATAAAAATGTAATTAGTAATACTTTTACAATGAATAATTCTTGTGGTATATTAAAAAAGTCAACTGGTCTTTTATCTATAATAACATAAACAGAATCGCTATATTGTTTTAAACATTTATAGATATAGAGCAACAAAATATGTTTTAAACTAAAGGATTTAAATTCATACAGGGGGGAAATTAATAATGAAAATTGCTATCGGGAGTGATAGAAGTACTGTACTTACTGAAGAAATAATTAATTATCTGGAAGAAAAGAATTTTCAGCTGATACGTTGTGGTGCACTGGCTGGAAAGGAAGTTGATTATGTAGATGCAACAGAAGAGACAGCTAAATTAGTATCTTCACAAGAATGTGAACAGGGCGTACTTTTTTGTAATACCGGAACAGGAGCCTCCATAATTGCTAATAAATTGCCGAATGTAAGAGCAGCCCTATGCATAGATCCTTATTCAGCAATGATAGCCAAAAAAGCTAATAACGCTAATATAATTGTATTGGGGATCAGGCTGACCGGTATACCTCATGCTAAAGAAATAATCGATAAATGGCTGGAAACAGAACCATCAAAAGACCTGCCTTATACCAGATTTCATGAAAAAACAGATAAACTGGAAAAATACTATCGAGGTAGGTAATAAATAGCAATAATAACTTACTCCCTACCCTTAATAAGATTGGGTAGGGAGTTTTTATTTTATCAGGTGTTTTAAAATACTCTGTTAATAACTACATAAGTTTACTTATATGGGATAGTGCTTGCCTGGCTGCATTATCGCCATCAGGCAAGGGCAAGGCTTCTATGCCAATATAACCATCATAGTTAACTTCTTTTAAAGTAGCTAATATTTCAGTAAAATTAATGTGACCAAAGCCTGGTGCCCATCTATTACTATCAGCAAAATGTAAGTGAGATAAATAAGAAGAATATTTTTTTATGGTTTCCACTATAGATTTCTCTTCTATATTCATATGAAAAGAATCTAAATGCAAACCGATTAGGGGAGAGTTCACTTTTACAATAAACTTAGCAGTTTGTTCAGCAGTATTTAAATAATTAGATTCATATCTATTAATGGCTTCTAAAACTAGTTTTACATCTTTTTTTTGGGCATAATCGGCACATTCTCGTAAACAGGTAATTAATCTTTCTAAAGCTATTTCTCGTTCATTCCTATCTTCGGGTAATAAACCTTTAATAGTACCAATTATTACCTTTGCCTTTAAAGGAGCAGCAAAGTCAATCTGATCTTTAATTCTTTGCACTGCAGTATTTCTAACACCTGCATTTGCAGAGGTAAAATGTAATCTTTCATCTACATAAGCCTGACCAGTCCCTATAGTAGAGACAATAAGATTATTCTTCTTCACAGCTCCTATAATGGCAGGTATATCAATTGCCTTTGGATCTCGAATATGTAGTTCTACTGCTTTATATCCGATTTCCTTAGCTTTTTTTATTCCTGATACATAATCTCCCTGAAATATAATTGGAGCAAATTTTGAACCAAGACTAGAAATAGTTACACTTAAATTTATACTCATAACAATCTTCCTTCCATTTTTTTTGCAATAAACAATTCAATATTTTAAAAACTTATTAAAAAAACTTGTTTTCCTGGTAAAGTTCCTGAATATTAAGGTCCATAAAATTTCGATCTCCAGACTTCCTGGCAGCCATACAGTAGATATAAGACATTTTACCTGCCGGACAAGCAACATTGGGATGATATCCTCTAGGAATGGAAATTAAGTCGCCATCTCTGACAATGGCTACCTGGTAGGGATTATCTAAATCATCATATACACATTGTACTCCAAAAATATTTTTCATATTAAAATAGACATACACTTCCTCACGTTTTTCTGCATGCTCATGAGGAGGCCAGGAAGTCCATCCTCCAGGGCTACTCTCACAAATACCCATCATTAGACGAGCGCAACTAAAATCACTATCTATATACTTCCAGACATCCCTTTGACTATTATTATTCGGGCTTCCGGCAATTGCATGGGTAGCTATATTTTTATCAATATCCTGAAAAGTTATATGGGTAAATAGTGCATCAATATCAGAAGGAGCGCTATAATGCATCAACACACTTCCCTCAGAGTGTAGTTGCAATTCTGTTCTCCTTGGAACATATAGCATATCCTTCAAATTTGCAATCCCTTCCTTGTTTTCGCACTTAAACTGAACTGCTCCCCCAATTACTACCAGACAAATTTCTTCCTCCAGAGAATCAAGGATTAACTCCTTTTTTAATTCAATTCTTTGTACAGACACAAGTTCTAATCCTAACTCCTTGGGACCTTTTTTCTGAAGAAGATCTATGGATTTAAAATGATTTCCTATTTTCATACATTCCTTCCTTTAATTGAAGATCAGATATTTATAAATAAAAATCAATCCCTGCTTATAAATAGTATAATGATTATTTGACCAATTTTTAAAGTTAGCTTATTAAATTCTTACTATATTTTTTTAAAAGATAGAAGAGACTAAAATCATATGGATACAAAGGTTTGATTTAATTTACTTGAATAAGAGATTTGGTACAAACATAGTAATCGGCTCAAAATATGTTACTAACATTAGCATTAAAAACATCGGGATTAAGAATAGTAGCAATGGCTTTATAATGTCATTCATCTTAATGTCTGCTATGCCTAAGCCTACAAATAAGACTGTTCCCACTGGTGGTGTGCACAAACCTATACAAAGGTTTACTAGCATTATTATCCCAAAATGGATGGGTGAAAGACCTAAATTTGTTACTATTGGTAAAAAAATAGGAGTAAAAATGAGAATTGCTGGAGACATATCCATAAAAGTACCGACAATCAATAGAACAATATTAATAATAAATAATATGATATATTTGTTATTTGTAATTGATAAAAGGAGGTCCGCTACTAATTTGGGAATCTGTTCTAAGGCTAAAATATAGGCAAATGCAGTTGAAGTAGCTATAAGAAACATTACTACAGCAGTAGTATAGACGGTTTTTAATATAATTTCAGGCATATCTCTAATTTTTATTTCTTTATAAACAAAAAAACTAATTATAAATGCATACATAGCACCAAAAACAGATGCTTCCGTAGCAGTAAAAATACCTCCTAATATGCCAACAACAATCACTATCACCAAAAAAAGGCTTAATAAAGTCTCTTTTGTTATCTGTATTGCTTCTTGAAAAGAAGGCGTAGGATGGGATGGGTATTTTCTCTTTATAGAAATTATATAACTTACCACCATAAGCGCAATGCCTATAATGATACCTGGAACAATTCCAGCTGCAAATAATTTTGCTACGGAAATTCCACCAGCCACAAAAGAATACAATATCATAGAATTGCTTGGTGGGATAATAAGACCTATTGTGGAAGAAGTACAGGTAACTGCAGCAGAAAAATTCCGGTCATAGCCTTCTTCATTCATCATAGGTATCAATATGGAACCAATTGATGAAGTATCTGCCACAGCAGAACCTGATATGCCAGCAAAAAACATGCTGGCTAATATATTTACTGCAGACAACCCTCCCCTAACTCTACCAATTATTATATTACTAAAATTTACAATACGCCTGGCAATTCCTCCCTTCTCCATAATGTTTCCCATAAGAATAAAAAAAGGAATACAGGTAAGAACAAAACTATTAACACCAGAAAACATCCTCTGAAATACAATTATTAGGGGCAATCCTGCTAGAAAAATTGCCAACACTGAGGAAATTCCGAGTGCAAAAGAAACAGGTATACCCAGGACTAAAAGTACGAAAAATGTAGTTATTAACACTAGGCTAATCATTTTTTTGTTCCTCTTTGCCTGAACACAATGATGATTCATCTTTTGAAAAAATCATTTCCAATGAAATTAGAATCATTAATATAGCACTAACGGGTACAATAATAGAAATATTGGACATTTTAATATTCATTTCCGGAATGTTTTGTTTACTGGTAATATTGATTAATGTTAATCCCTGACTAAACATTATAGATGAGAAAAGAAGGATTAACAAAGCCCCAAATTTAGTAGTCCATTTTTTTATAATCGTAGGTAATAATTCTATGAAAATTTCAACTCCAACATGTTTTCTATTTCTCAAGACAATGGTACTACCCAAAAAAGATATCCATATCAGCGCATATCTACTGTAGGCATCAATCCAGAAAAAAGACTGACCAAAGAGATATCGGCTTAAAACAGCAATAAAAAGAAAAATTGCCATAGAAACCAACAAAATAATTAATAACAATTTTACTAAGAACATAATAATATCTAATAATCTTGTAAACATTTTACAATACGCCCTATAAACATTTTAGATATATTAGGGAAGAATATTAATATTCTTCCCTAATATACATTATATAAGATATTACTTATACTACTTTTTTTTATTATTCAACCGCTTG
Proteins encoded in this window:
- a CDS encoding sugar ABC transporter substrate-binding protein translates to MKKSLLFLLIVLLAISTVITSSFAKDIIVYIPQVGFAGESSLAHYVGAYNTAIDNGYDFVMGDPNFDPAAQVNILENYITQAVVSKNIAGIVLQPIDPRLAIEGVKKANDAGVPVVVFDTDIEGGSVLAVVKTDPVAAGRLAGDFLVNALTSKYGEPKGKVLGVVGTLTDPNSIGRTNGLKEKIEKYPAIEFIEKPSDWMIPKADEITRDVLTSDPDIVAIYTASDYISDGVESALNTVGKLKPAGDEDHIIWVSIDGMPIGLDKIKRGVMDYTSNGNFKVHSAIATQILIDYVTEKKELKPGDVITGDYIPDEHPHWAPATVVEGPAGPVVVLTPGKVDLTNIDDPSLWGNIDWKAPEKS
- a CDS encoding ROK family transcriptional regulator — translated: MKRTGNQKLIQDLNRNIILKTIRQEGPISRSAIAKKNGLSPTTVSLAIQEFLKHGLVTEASIGESSGGRKPILIQFSPENHFVIGIAITNDEIMISKMDLEAKVIKQKIFPISNLTGELFIDHLLKVTEVFLEDCPNLKKCIGISVISPGIIDVQDGIIYENTKLKLKNIHLKEILKKNFKLNIWLENDANAIALAEKQYGAHKKCNNLIYITIGDGVGAGIIVNGSILRGRSGGVGEFGHISIDINGILCDCGNRGCLENYISWPSIYLKIISSIEKGQETIMLEAAEGDKNKITHSIFRSALEKGDLLAREIMEEVAVYLSAGIVNIVNLINPDIIILGGKIAYNNPFLISRVKQLVLANALEILTDKLEICPTSLGEDFRMTAAASIPLQEMFHFSFPSLL
- a CDS encoding RpiB/LacA/LacB family sugar-phosphate isomerase — its product is MKIAIGSDRSTVLTEEIINYLEEKNFQLIRCGALAGKEVDYVDATEETAKLVSSQECEQGVLFCNTGTGASIIANKLPNVRAALCIDPYSAMIAKKANNANIIVLGIRLTGIPHAKEIIDKWLETEPSKDLPYTRFHEKTDKLEKYYRGR
- the iolO gene encoding 5-keto-L-gluconate epimerase, whose product is MSINLSVTISSLGSKFAPIIFQGDYVSGIKKAKEIGYKAVELHIRDPKAIDIPAIIGAVKKNNLIVSTIGTGQAYVDERLHFTSANAGVRNTAVQRIKDQIDFAAPLKAKVIIGTIKGLLPEDRNEREIALERLITCLRECADYAQKKDVKLVLEAINRYESNYLNTAEQTAKFIVKVNSPLIGLHLDSFHMNIEEKSIVETIKKYSSYLSHLHFADSNRWAPGFGHINFTEILATLKEVNYDGYIGIEALPLPDGDNAARQALSHISKLM
- a CDS encoding 5-deoxy-glucuronate isomerase, which gives rise to MKIGNHFKSIDLLQKKGPKELGLELVSVQRIELKKELILDSLEEEICLVVIGGAVQFKCENKEGIANLKDMLYVPRRTELQLHSEGSVLMHYSAPSDIDALFTHITFQDIDKNIATHAIAGSPNNNSQRDVWKYIDSDFSCARLMMGICESSPGGWTSWPPHEHAEKREEVYVYFNMKNIFGVQCVYDDLDNPYQVAIVRDGDLISIPRGYHPNVACPAGKMSYIYCMAARKSGDRNFMDLNIQELYQENKFF
- a CDS encoding TRAP transporter large permease produces the protein MISLVLITTFFVLLVLGIPVSFALGISSVLAIFLAGLPLIIVFQRMFSGVNSFVLTCIPFFILMGNIMEKGGIARRIVNFSNIIIGRVRGGLSAVNILASMFFAGISGSAVADTSSIGSILIPMMNEEGYDRNFSAAVTCTSSTIGLIIPPSNSMILYSFVAGGISVAKLFAAGIVPGIIIGIALMVVSYIISIKRKYPSHPTPSFQEAIQITKETLLSLFLVIVIVVGILGGIFTATEASVFGAMYAFIISFFVYKEIKIRDMPEIILKTVYTTAVVMFLIATSTAFAYILALEQIPKLVADLLLSITNNKYIILFIINIVLLIVGTFMDMSPAILIFTPIFLPIVTNLGLSPIHFGIIMLVNLCIGLCTPPVGTVLFVGLGIADIKMNDIIKPLLLFLIPMFLMLMLVTYFEPITMFVPNLLFK
- a CDS encoding TRAP transporter small permease; amino-acid sequence: MFTRLLDIIMFLVKLLLIILLVSMAIFLFIAVLSRYLFGQSFFWIDAYSRYALIWISFLGSTIVLRNRKHVGVEIFIELLPTIIKKWTTKFGALLILLFSSIMFSQGLTLINITSKQNIPEMNIKMSNISIIVPVSAILMILISLEMIFSKDESSLCSGKEEQKND